One Nocardioides dongkuii genomic window, GGGGGTCGGCGAGCGGCTCGACCTCGGTGAGCGCCGGCGGGACGGCCGGCTCGGTGGCGTCCGCGCCGACCGCGCGCTCACCGGTGGAGATGCCGCAGCCGGCGAGCAGCAGGAGGGGGACGAGGGCGACGGAGGCCGCGGCGGCACGGCGGACGAGAGGGCGGAACACCGAGGTAAGGTAACACTAAATTAGGCAAGCCTTACCTATGGTCTGGACCGTTCTGACAAGGTGTCCAAATCTTTTTGACAGCCTGTCCGAACCCAGGTTCGATAGCGCCGAGTCCCCCAGCTCTGAGGAGAGCCCATGACCGTGCTCGACGCCGGCCCCGCCGCGCCCGCCCTGTCCGTCGCGATGCGGGAGGGGTCGAAGGCCGAGCACGAGGACGCCGAGGGCTCCACGTTCATGGCCGAGCTGCTCGACGGCCGCATCTCCGAGGCCGGGTACGCCGCGTACCTGCGCCGGCTGCGCGTCGTCTACGCCGCCATGGAGCCCGTGCTGCGCGACCGGCGGGACGACCCGCTGGTCGCGGCCGTGCACGACCCGGCCCTGGAGCGGCTCGCCGCGATCGACGCCGACCTCGACCACTGGGCCCCCGGCGAGCCCCGTGAGCTGGACGCCGGCGACTCGCCCGCGGCCGCGGCGTACCGCGCCCGGCTGGTGGGGGCCGACTGGGGCGGCGCCCTGGTCGCCCACCACTACACCCGCTACCTCGGCGACCTCTCCGGCGGCCAGGCGATCGGGCGGGTCCTGGACCGCGCCTTCGAGCTCGACGGTGCGGGCACGGCGTTCTACGCGTTCCCCGAGATCCCCAAGCCGAAGCCGTACAAGGACGCCTACCGCGCCCGCCTCGACGCGCTCGGCCTGCCCCGCGAGGACGTCGACCGCGTGGTCGCCGAGGTGAAGACGGCGTTCCGCCTCAACCAGGGGCTGTTCACCGAGCTCGGGGAGCAGCTCGACCGCTACCGGCGCCTGCCGGCCTGATCTCCCGCCCGCGGCCGCCGTGCCGGGTGGTCCGTCAGCACACCAACGCGTGGTCGACCGACAGGTCGGCGTCGGTGGCGGTGAGGAACCGCGACATCAGGCCGGCGACGTACGCCGGCTCCTCCATGTGCGGGGAGTGCCCGACGTCGGTCAGCACCCGGGTGTCCCAGTCGGGGCGCAGAGTTTCGGCGGTCGCCGCCGCGCCTGCGGGCAGCACCCGGTCCAGCTCGCCGTGCAGGACCAGGACGGGGCACCCGGCGCCGGCGATCGCGTCGCGGTAGGTCTCGCCGTGGGTGACCAGGAGGCCGACCGACCGCGCGGCCTCGATGAACGTGGCGGAGGGGTCCTCGCCGGCCTCGAGGGCGAGCTCCAGCTCGGCCGCGAGCGCGGGGGCGAGGCGGGCGGCCTGCTCGAGGGAGCCGCAGGTACGCCGCAGGCCGTTCATCACGTGCTCGACGGTGCCCGCGCGGCTGAGCCGGCGGCGCAGCGCCTGCCGTCCCGCCCAGGGCCACAGGCACATCGCGACGTGGGGGAGCACGGCGGCGCTGATGGTGACTGCGCGCTGCGGCATGGGCGGAGCGAGCAGGATCATCCGCTCGACCCGGTCGGGGAGCGACGCGGCGGCCAGCAGGCTCGCGGCCGCGCCCATCGAGTGGCCCACCAGGGTCACGGGCTCGTCGAGCTGCTCGACGATCCGCGCGAGCACGTCGGAGGAGTCCAGGACCGCGGTGCTGCGTCCGGCGGCGGGGGAGCGGCCGTGGCCGGGGAGGTCCACCGCGAGGACCCGGTGGTCGGCCGTCAGCTGCGCGGCGAGCGAGCCCCACCCGGCGTGCGAGCTGGCCAGGCCGTGCACCAGGACCAGCAGTGGTGCGCCGGCCGGGCCGCCGAAGTCGGCCACGTGGACCGGGCCGTCCGCGTCGATGAAGGTGGAGGTCAAGGTCGAGCTGGAGACCGACGACGACGCAGAGAGGGCCACGAGCGCTCACTTCCTCCCAGCGAGGACCCGATGCGCCTCGACACAGGAGAGATGTGCCCCCTCCTGACCGCAATTATGCGGACTTCTTTACCGACGTTCGTCACACCCCGTCCGGGCGGCCCGCCGACCCGGACGCGGACGCGGTCGTGCCCCGGCGCCACGGCAGCGTGCCCTCGAGCTCCACCTCCAGCGAGAAGCTCAGGAAGGTCCGCACCAGCACGATCAGCCCGAGCGCGGCGGCGCTCCGCAGCGTCGGGTCCACGGTGATCGTCATGACGATGTCGGCGATGATGAGCAGCTCCAGGCCCAGCAGGATCGCGCGCCCCACGTTGCGGCGGGCCTCCTCGTACACCTCGCCCGCCTCCCTGCGCCGCAGGGAGAGGCCGGCGCGCACGAAGGCGGCGAGCGAGCCGAGGACGAGGATCGCGACGCCGCCGATCTCGAACCCGTGGACGACGGCCTCCATCAGCTCGTCGAAGCCGATCTCCATGCCGGGGCCGCCTAGCTCGCGGCGGCGAGGGAGACGACCTCGCCGCGGTCGACGGGACGGACCTGGGTGCGCAGCCCGCGCCGGGCGCAGGTGGCGAGGAAGTCGCTGAGCGGCGAGCGGAAGACCGTGTAGTCGTCGTGGTGGACCGGGACGGTGACGGTGGGGTCAAGGAGCGCGGCGAGGTCGGCGCCCTGCTCGGCGTCCATGGTCACCAGGAGCCCGAGGGCGCGGGTCCCGCCGAGGTGCAGCACCGCCGCGTCCAGCGGGCCGGTGCGCTCGACGACCTCGCGCAGCCAGGGCCGGTACAGGGTGTCCCCGCTGAGGTAGAGGCGGAACGGCGCGTCGGCGCCGGGCCGGCGCAGCTCCAGGACGCTGCCCATCACCGGCGGCAGCAGGTGCTTGGCCGGGCCGGGGCCGTGGACGCCGGGGGCCGACGTCACGGTCAGCTGCCACCCGTCGCGGTCCAGGGTGACGGTCTCCCAGGTGCGCAGGTCCCGGGCCTCCGCGAAGCCCCACGTCCGCAGCTTCCGGGCGGCCGCCGGGGTGGTGAGCACGGGCAGCTCGCGGGTCAGCTCGGCGCGGGCGATCCGGTCGAAGTGGTCGCCGTGCAGGTGGGAGAGCACGACCGCATCCAGCGCGGGGAGGTCGGCCGGCTGCCGCGACGGCTCGGTCAGCCGCTTCGAGAACAGACCCTTGCCGAGGTACGCCCGCTGGCCGCGGTGCAGGAAGTTGGGATCGGTCAGCAGCGAGAACGGACCGAGGCGCAGGATCGTCGTCGCCGTCCCGATGAACTCGAGGGTGGTCTCCGGCATGACCGCGGGTTCCCGGGACGGTGTGCGCCCAAACGCGCGCCGGTTGGGCGCGCGGCCCCTGCCGTTGGTAACCTGACCCGGCAGGTGGTCCGCGGTTCCCAGCGGTTGGCGCAGCCGGACCACCACACCACGCACCTCCGAGCCGGCGGATCCCGCGGCCGGCGCGAGGAGCGCACCACGGCGATCACCCGGCCGGGACCACCAGTGTCCGGCCCCGTCCACTCGTCCGCGGGGCCGCGCGCGGTGGTCACCCGGTTGGCCGGCTCTGCCCGGCACGTGGAGGAGGGGTCCGTGGCTCGACGAGGCCAGCGCCAGAGCGCTCGCCGTCCGGCGGCGCGCGAGCGTGGTCGTGCGCTCGACAACGAGGGCATCATCCCGGTGCTCGCCCGTGCGGTGCGCGAGGTCGAGACGACCGTGCAGCGGGGCCGCGTGGACGGGTCGACGCGCACGAAGTTCCAGGTCGTCGCGATCCTGGTGCGCGAGGAGCGGGCCCGGCTCAAGGCCGACGAGGAGATCACCGAGCACCAGCGGGGCGAGGAGCTCAAGCGCCTCGACGGCATCGCCACCATCCTGGCCAAGACCGCAGCCCGGGACACCTCCATGCTGGTCCTGCTCGCCGAGGACGCCACCCTCTCCGACTCCGCGCGCGAGCTGAAGAACGAGATGCTCCGCGCCGCCGGCGCCGAGCCCGAGCCGGACCCCGAGCCGGAGCCGGAGGCCGACCTGCTGGGCGTGCCCGCGCACCGCCGCGTCGTACCCCGGTCGGTCATCTCGCGCCAGCTCTCCAACCCGTTCCTGGTGCCGGACTTCTCCGCCGTCCCGCCGCCGCCGAGCGGCCCGCGCCGGCTCGCGACCTGGGAGCTGCTGGGTCCGCTGTTCCGCTCCTTCGAGCAGGGCGGCGCGTCCTCGTCGATGTCGCTGCCCGAGCCGGGTGCGATGAAGCTGCCCCCCGGCCTGGAGCTGATGCACCACCAGGCGCAGCTCGTCGCCGCCGCGGGGGAGGGGCACCGCACCTTCCTGCTCGCCGACGAGCCCGGCCTCGGCAAGACCGCGCAGGCGCTGCTGGCGGCGCGCGCCGCGGAGGCGTACCCGCTGCTGGTCGTGGTCCCCAACGTCGTCAAGACCAACTGGGCCCGCGAGGTCCGGCTCTGGACCCCCGAGCGCACCGCGACCGTCGTCCACGGCGACGGCCACGACGTCGACGGCTTCGCCGACATCGTGGTGATCAACTACGAGATCCTCGACCGCCACGTCGGCTGGATGGGCGACCACGGCTTCCGCGGGATGGTCGTCGACGAGGCGCACTTCATCAAGAACAAGGGCTCCCAGCGCTCGCAGCACGTGCTGCACCTCGCCGACAGGATGCGGGAGCGCACCGCCCGGCCGCTGATGATGGCGCTCACCGGCACCCCGCTGATCAACGACATCGAGGACTTCCAGGCGATCTGGGAGTTCCTCGGGTGGATCGACGACAAGAAGCCGCTGCGCGAGCTGATGGACAAGCTCGAGGAGACCGGCCTGACCCCGGCGGACCCGGCGTTCTACCCCGCCGCCCGGGCCCGGGTGATCGAGATGGGCATCGTGCGCCGCCGCAAGGTCGACGTCGCCGCCGACATCCCCGCCCGCCGCGTCGCCGACCTGCCGGTCGAGCTCGAGGGCGAGGTCGGGCGCTCGATCCGCGCCGCGGAGCGCGAGCTGGCCCGCCGCCTGGTCGAGCGCTACGACACCGCGCTGGCCACCCGCACCTCCGGCCGCACGGTCGAGGGCATCGACCACGAGCTGGTACGCCGGGTCGCGACGTGGGAGCGCGAGGACACGACGACCACGTCCACCGGCGAGAACGTCTTCGGGATGATGCGTCGCATCGGCCAGGCCAAGGCCGGGCTCGCCGCCGACTACACCGCGCAGCTCGCGCGCAACGTCGGCAAGGTCGTGTTCTTCGCCAAGCACGTCGACGTCATGGACGTCGCGGAGGAGACCTTCGAGCGCCGCGGGCTGAAGTACGCCTCGATCCGCGGCGACCAGACCCCCCGGACCCGGCAGAAGAACATCGACGCCTTCGTCGAGGACCCCGAGGTCGCGGTCGTCGTCTGCTCGCTCACCGCGGCGGGCGTCGGCCTCAACCTCCAGGTCGCCTCGAACCTGGTGCTGGCCGAGCTGTCCTGGACCGACGCGGAGCAGACCCAGGCGATCGACCGGATCCACCGGATCGGCCAAGACACCCCGGTCACGGCGTGGCGGATCATCGCCTCGCAGACGATCGACACCAAGATCGCCGAGCTGATCGACAGCAAGGCCGGCCTCGCCGCCCGCGCGCTCGACGGGTCCGACGCGGAGGTCACCTCCTCCGCCGACGTCCAGCTCGAGGCGCTCGTCGCGCTGCTCACCGAGGCGCTCACCGAGCGCGCCGCCGCCTGAGATCCCTACCTGTGGACTAACCCGCCGAGTCGGCGCACCTGTGCGCCGACTCGGCGGGGTCGTCCACAGGTCAGGGGTCGGTGCGGAGCAGGCCGGGGCCGAAGACGAAGCGGTCCACCTCGATGCGGAGGGCGACGCGGGTGGGGTTCGCGCGCGGCGGGCGGTAGCGGGCGGCGTACCGCTCCACCGCGCGGGCCACGGTCGCGGCGTCGTCGTGCACGCTCGCGCGTCCCTCGATCGTCGACCACCGGGCCCCGTCGACCTGGCAGGCGGCGACGAGCGGGTTGGTCGCGAGGTTGCGCGCCTTGCGCGAGGCGTCGTTGGTGATCACCCAGGCGCACGACT contains:
- a CDS encoding heme oxygenase (biliverdin-producing), which encodes MTVLDAGPAAPALSVAMREGSKAEHEDAEGSTFMAELLDGRISEAGYAAYLRRLRVVYAAMEPVLRDRRDDPLVAAVHDPALERLAAIDADLDHWAPGEPRELDAGDSPAAAAYRARLVGADWGGALVAHHYTRYLGDLSGGQAIGRVLDRAFELDGAGTAFYAFPEIPKPKPYKDAYRARLDALGLPREDVDRVVAEVKTAFRLNQGLFTELGEQLDRYRRLPA
- a CDS encoding alpha/beta fold hydrolase, with protein sequence MTSTFIDADGPVHVADFGGPAGAPLLVLVHGLASSHAGWGSLAAQLTADHRVLAVDLPGHGRSPAAGRSTAVLDSSDVLARIVEQLDEPVTLVGHSMGAAASLLAAASLPDRVERMILLAPPMPQRAVTISAAVLPHVAMCLWPWAGRQALRRRLSRAGTVEHVMNGLRRTCGSLEQAARLAPALAAELELALEAGEDPSATFIEAARSVGLLVTHGETYRDAIAGAGCPVLVLHGELDRVLPAGAAATAETLRPDWDTRVLTDVGHSPHMEEPAYVAGLMSRFLTATDADLSVDHALVC
- a CDS encoding DUF1622 domain-containing protein, which produces MEIGFDELMEAVVHGFEIGGVAILVLGSLAAFVRAGLSLRRREAGEVYEEARRNVGRAILLGLELLIIADIVMTITVDPTLRSAAALGLIVLVRTFLSFSLEVELEGTLPWRRGTTASASGSAGRPDGV
- a CDS encoding MBL fold metallo-hydrolase, which gives rise to MPETTLEFIGTATTILRLGPFSLLTDPNFLHRGQRAYLGKGLFSKRLTEPSRQPADLPALDAVVLSHLHGDHFDRIARAELTRELPVLTTPAAARKLRTWGFAEARDLRTWETVTLDRDGWQLTVTSAPGVHGPGPAKHLLPPVMGSVLELRRPGADAPFRLYLSGDTLYRPWLREVVERTGPLDAAVLHLGGTRALGLLVTMDAEQGADLAALLDPTVTVPVHHDDYTVFRSPLSDFLATCARRGLRTQVRPVDRGEVVSLAAAS
- a CDS encoding DEAD/DEAH box helicase; the protein is MARRGQRQSARRPAARERGRALDNEGIIPVLARAVREVETTVQRGRVDGSTRTKFQVVAILVREERARLKADEEITEHQRGEELKRLDGIATILAKTAARDTSMLVLLAEDATLSDSARELKNEMLRAAGAEPEPDPEPEPEADLLGVPAHRRVVPRSVISRQLSNPFLVPDFSAVPPPPSGPRRLATWELLGPLFRSFEQGGASSSMSLPEPGAMKLPPGLELMHHQAQLVAAAGEGHRTFLLADEPGLGKTAQALLAARAAEAYPLLVVVPNVVKTNWAREVRLWTPERTATVVHGDGHDVDGFADIVVINYEILDRHVGWMGDHGFRGMVVDEAHFIKNKGSQRSQHVLHLADRMRERTARPLMMALTGTPLINDIEDFQAIWEFLGWIDDKKPLRELMDKLEETGLTPADPAFYPAARARVIEMGIVRRRKVDVAADIPARRVADLPVELEGEVGRSIRAAERELARRLVERYDTALATRTSGRTVEGIDHELVRRVATWEREDTTTTSTGENVFGMMRRIGQAKAGLAADYTAQLARNVGKVVFFAKHVDVMDVAEETFERRGLKYASIRGDQTPRTRQKNIDAFVEDPEVAVVVCSLTAAGVGLNLQVASNLVLAELSWTDAEQTQAIDRIHRIGQDTPVTAWRIIASQTIDTKIAELIDSKAGLAARALDGSDAEVTSSADVQLEALVALLTEALTERAAA
- a CDS encoding pyridoxamine 5'-phosphate oxidase family protein, yielding MTTFVPGWDALPAPLLDFWTERHLCTLTTLRPDGRPHLVPVGVALDPEQSCAWVITNDASRKARNLATNPLVAACQVDGARWSTIEGRASVHDDAATVARAVERYAARYRPPRANPTRVALRIEVDRFVFGPGLLRTDP